In Ahaetulla prasina isolate Xishuangbanna chromosome 5, ASM2864084v1, whole genome shotgun sequence, the following are encoded in one genomic region:
- the DYRK1A gene encoding dual specificity tyrosine-phosphorylation-regulated kinase 1A isoform X1: MHTGGETSACKPSTVRLAPSFSFHAAGLQMAGQMSHSHQQYGDRRQQNISDQQVSALPYADQIQQPPTNQRRMPLTFRDPAAAPLRKLSVDLIKTYKHINEVYYAKKKRRHQQGQGDDSSHKKERKVYNDGYDDDNYDYIVKNGEKWMDRYEIDSLIGKGSFGQVVKAYDRVEQEWVAIKIIKNKKAFLNQAQIEVRLLELMNKHDTEMKYYIVHLKRHFMFRNHLCLVFEMLSYNLYDLLRNTNFRGVSLNLTRKFAQQMCTALLFLATPELSIIHCDLKPENILLCNPKRSAIKIVDFGSSCQLGQRIYQYIQSRFYRSPEVLLGMPYDLAIDMWSLGCILVEMHTGEPLFSGANEVDQMNKIVEVLGIPPAHILDQAPKAKKFFEKLPDGSWTLKKTKDGKREYKPPGTRKLHNILGVETGGPGGRRAGESGHTVADYLKFKDLILRMLDYDPKTRIQPYYALQHSFFKKTADEGTNTSNSVSTSPAMEQSQSSGTTSSTSSSSGGSSGTSNSGRARSDPTHQHRHSGGHFTAAVQAMDCETHSPQVRQQFPPPLGWPGTEAPTQVTVETHPVQETSFHVTPQQQNALHHHHGNNSHHHHHHHHHHHHHGQQALGNRTRPRVYNSPTNSSSTQDSMEVGHGHHSMTSLSSSTTSSSTSSSSTGNQGNQAYQNRPVAANALDFGQNGAMDVNLTVYSNPHQETGIAGHPTYQFSANTGPAHYMTEGHLTMRQGIDREESPMTGVCVQQSPVASS; this comes from the exons GAGGAGAGACTTCAGCATGCAAACCTTCAACTGTTCGGCTTGCACCATCATTTTCATTCCATGCTGCTGGCCTTCAGATGGCTGGACAGATGTCCCATTCACATCAGCAGTACGGTGATCGTCGACAGCAGAACATAAGCGACCAACAAGTTTCTGCCTTACCATATGCTGATCAGATTCAGCAGCCTCCTACTAACCAG AGGCGGATGCCACTAACTTTCCGTGATCCAGCAGCTGCTCCTTTAAGGAAACTGTCTGTGGATTTGATCAAAACATACAAACATATTAATGAG GTTTACTATGCAAAAAAGAAGCGACGACATCAACAGGGACAAGGAGATGATTCTAGTCACAAAAAAGAGCGGAAGGTTTATAATGATGGATACGATGATGACAACTATGACTACATtgtgaaaaatggggaaaaatggatGGATCGTTATGAAATTGATTCTTTAATAGGCAAAGGCTCATTTGGACAG GTTGTAAAGGCATATGACCGTGTGGAACAGGAGTGGGTAGCTATTAAAATTATAAAGAACAAGAAGGCTTTCCTAAATCAAGCCCAAATTGAAGTGCGACTTCTCGAGCTTATGAACAAACATGACACAGAAATGAAATATTACATAG tgcATTTGAAGCGTCACTTTATGTTTCGAAACCATCTCTGTTTAGTTTTTGAAATGCTCTCCTATAATCTTTATGACCTTCTGCGGAATACAAATTTCAGAGGGGTTTCATTGAACTTGACGCGAAAGTTTGCACAACAGATGTGTACTGCACTGCTTTTTCTTGCAACTCCTGAACTTAGTATCATTCACTGTGATCTAAAACCTGAGAACATCTTGCTGTGTAACCCCAAACGAAGCGCTATCAAAATAGTTGATTTTGGCAGTTCTTGCCAGCTTGGACAGAGG ATATATCAATATATCCAGAGTCGTTTTTATCGATCGCCTGAGGTGCTATTGGGAATGCCTTATGATCTTGCAATTGATATGTGGTCCCTTGGTTGTATCTTAGTGGAAATGCACACTGGAGAACCTCTTTTCAGTGGAGCAAATGAG GTTGATCAGATGAATAAAATAGTGGAAGTTTTGGGTATACCACCTGCTCATATTCTTGACCAAGCACCAAAAGCAAAAAAGTTTTTTGAGAAGTTGCCAGATGGCTCTTGGACCTTAAAAAAGACCAAAGATGGGAAAAGG GAGTACAAACCACCTGGAACCCGTAAACTTCACAATATACTTGGAGTTGAAACAGGAGGACCAGGAGGGCGTCGTGCTGGGGAGTCGGGTCATACTGTAGCTGACTACTTGAAGTTTAAAGACCTCATCTTAAGGATGCTTGATTATGATCCAAAAACCCGAATTCAACCTTATTATGCTCTGCAGCATAGTTTCTTTAAGAAAACAGCAGATGAAGGTACAAACACAAGTAACAGTGTCTCTACAAGTCCTGCTATGGAGCAGTCGCAGTCTTCAGGAACCACTTCTAGCACATCTTCAAGCTCAG GTGGCTCTTCGGGGACAAGCAACAGTGGAAGAGCACGGTCAGATCCAACACACCAGCATCGGCATAGTGGTGGACACTTCACTGCTGCTGTACAAGCTATGGATTGTGAAACGCACAGTCCTCAG GTTCGACAGcagtttcctcctcctcttggttGGCCAGGAACTGAAGCTCCTACACAAGTCACTGTTGAAACCCATCCAGTTCAAGAAACCTCTTTCCATGTTACTCCTCAGCAACAAAATGCATTACACCATCATCATGGAAATAAttcccaccaccatcaccaccaccatcatcaccaccatcatcatggACAGCAGGCCTTGGGTAATCGGACCAGGCCAAGGGTCTACAATTCTCCAACAAACAGCTCGTCCACCCAAGATTCCATGGAGGTGGGCCATGGTCACCACTCCATGACATCCCTGTCTTCCTCAACAACTTCTTCCTCTACATCTTCCTCCTCAACTGGTAATCAAGGCAATCAGGCCTATCAGAACCGCCCTGTGGCTGCTAACGCGTTAGACTTTGGACAAAATGGAGCTATGGACGTCAATTTAACGGTCTATTCTAATCCACACCAAGAAACTGGCATAGCAGGACACCCAACGTACCAGTTTTCTGCTAACACAGGTCCTGCTCATTACATGACTGAAGGACATCTTACAATGAGACAGGGAATTGATAGGGAAGAATCTCCCATGACAGGAGTTTGTGTTCAGCAAAGTCCTGTGGCCAGCTCGTGA
- the DYRK1A gene encoding dual specificity tyrosine-phosphorylation-regulated kinase 1A isoform X2, whose product MAGQMSHSHQQYGDRRQQNISDQQVSALPYADQIQQPPTNQRRMPLTFRDPAAAPLRKLSVDLIKTYKHINEVYYAKKKRRHQQGQGDDSSHKKERKVYNDGYDDDNYDYIVKNGEKWMDRYEIDSLIGKGSFGQVVKAYDRVEQEWVAIKIIKNKKAFLNQAQIEVRLLELMNKHDTEMKYYIVHLKRHFMFRNHLCLVFEMLSYNLYDLLRNTNFRGVSLNLTRKFAQQMCTALLFLATPELSIIHCDLKPENILLCNPKRSAIKIVDFGSSCQLGQRIYQYIQSRFYRSPEVLLGMPYDLAIDMWSLGCILVEMHTGEPLFSGANEVDQMNKIVEVLGIPPAHILDQAPKAKKFFEKLPDGSWTLKKTKDGKREYKPPGTRKLHNILGVETGGPGGRRAGESGHTVADYLKFKDLILRMLDYDPKTRIQPYYALQHSFFKKTADEGTNTSNSVSTSPAMEQSQSSGTTSSTSSSSGGSSGTSNSGRARSDPTHQHRHSGGHFTAAVQAMDCETHSPQVRQQFPPPLGWPGTEAPTQVTVETHPVQETSFHVTPQQQNALHHHHGNNSHHHHHHHHHHHHHGQQALGNRTRPRVYNSPTNSSSTQDSMEVGHGHHSMTSLSSSTTSSSTSSSSTGNQGNQAYQNRPVAANALDFGQNGAMDVNLTVYSNPHQETGIAGHPTYQFSANTGPAHYMTEGHLTMRQGIDREESPMTGVCVQQSPVASS is encoded by the exons ATGGCTGGACAGATGTCCCATTCACATCAGCAGTACGGTGATCGTCGACAGCAGAACATAAGCGACCAACAAGTTTCTGCCTTACCATATGCTGATCAGATTCAGCAGCCTCCTACTAACCAG AGGCGGATGCCACTAACTTTCCGTGATCCAGCAGCTGCTCCTTTAAGGAAACTGTCTGTGGATTTGATCAAAACATACAAACATATTAATGAG GTTTACTATGCAAAAAAGAAGCGACGACATCAACAGGGACAAGGAGATGATTCTAGTCACAAAAAAGAGCGGAAGGTTTATAATGATGGATACGATGATGACAACTATGACTACATtgtgaaaaatggggaaaaatggatGGATCGTTATGAAATTGATTCTTTAATAGGCAAAGGCTCATTTGGACAG GTTGTAAAGGCATATGACCGTGTGGAACAGGAGTGGGTAGCTATTAAAATTATAAAGAACAAGAAGGCTTTCCTAAATCAAGCCCAAATTGAAGTGCGACTTCTCGAGCTTATGAACAAACATGACACAGAAATGAAATATTACATAG tgcATTTGAAGCGTCACTTTATGTTTCGAAACCATCTCTGTTTAGTTTTTGAAATGCTCTCCTATAATCTTTATGACCTTCTGCGGAATACAAATTTCAGAGGGGTTTCATTGAACTTGACGCGAAAGTTTGCACAACAGATGTGTACTGCACTGCTTTTTCTTGCAACTCCTGAACTTAGTATCATTCACTGTGATCTAAAACCTGAGAACATCTTGCTGTGTAACCCCAAACGAAGCGCTATCAAAATAGTTGATTTTGGCAGTTCTTGCCAGCTTGGACAGAGG ATATATCAATATATCCAGAGTCGTTTTTATCGATCGCCTGAGGTGCTATTGGGAATGCCTTATGATCTTGCAATTGATATGTGGTCCCTTGGTTGTATCTTAGTGGAAATGCACACTGGAGAACCTCTTTTCAGTGGAGCAAATGAG GTTGATCAGATGAATAAAATAGTGGAAGTTTTGGGTATACCACCTGCTCATATTCTTGACCAAGCACCAAAAGCAAAAAAGTTTTTTGAGAAGTTGCCAGATGGCTCTTGGACCTTAAAAAAGACCAAAGATGGGAAAAGG GAGTACAAACCACCTGGAACCCGTAAACTTCACAATATACTTGGAGTTGAAACAGGAGGACCAGGAGGGCGTCGTGCTGGGGAGTCGGGTCATACTGTAGCTGACTACTTGAAGTTTAAAGACCTCATCTTAAGGATGCTTGATTATGATCCAAAAACCCGAATTCAACCTTATTATGCTCTGCAGCATAGTTTCTTTAAGAAAACAGCAGATGAAGGTACAAACACAAGTAACAGTGTCTCTACAAGTCCTGCTATGGAGCAGTCGCAGTCTTCAGGAACCACTTCTAGCACATCTTCAAGCTCAG GTGGCTCTTCGGGGACAAGCAACAGTGGAAGAGCACGGTCAGATCCAACACACCAGCATCGGCATAGTGGTGGACACTTCACTGCTGCTGTACAAGCTATGGATTGTGAAACGCACAGTCCTCAG GTTCGACAGcagtttcctcctcctcttggttGGCCAGGAACTGAAGCTCCTACACAAGTCACTGTTGAAACCCATCCAGTTCAAGAAACCTCTTTCCATGTTACTCCTCAGCAACAAAATGCATTACACCATCATCATGGAAATAAttcccaccaccatcaccaccaccatcatcaccaccatcatcatggACAGCAGGCCTTGGGTAATCGGACCAGGCCAAGGGTCTACAATTCTCCAACAAACAGCTCGTCCACCCAAGATTCCATGGAGGTGGGCCATGGTCACCACTCCATGACATCCCTGTCTTCCTCAACAACTTCTTCCTCTACATCTTCCTCCTCAACTGGTAATCAAGGCAATCAGGCCTATCAGAACCGCCCTGTGGCTGCTAACGCGTTAGACTTTGGACAAAATGGAGCTATGGACGTCAATTTAACGGTCTATTCTAATCCACACCAAGAAACTGGCATAGCAGGACACCCAACGTACCAGTTTTCTGCTAACACAGGTCCTGCTCATTACATGACTGAAGGACATCTTACAATGAGACAGGGAATTGATAGGGAAGAATCTCCCATGACAGGAGTTTGTGTTCAGCAAAGTCCTGTGGCCAGCTCGTGA